Proteins encoded by one window of Nomascus leucogenys isolate Asia chromosome 19, Asia_NLE_v1, whole genome shotgun sequence:
- the TTC32 gene encoding tetratricopeptide repeat protein 32, whose amino-acid sequence MEGQRQESHATLTLAQAHFNKGEYAEAEALYSAYIRQCACAASSNESSGSKCSPEDLATAYNNRGQIKYFRVDFYEAMDDYTSAIEVQPNFEVPYYNRGLILYRLGYFDDALEDFKKVLDLNPGFQDATLSLKQTILDKEEKQRRNVAKNY is encoded by the exons ATGGAAGGACAGCGGCAAGAAAGCCACGCAACCCTAACACTCGCCCAGGCTCATTTCAACAAGGGAGAGTACGCTGAGGCCGAGGCGCTGTACTCCGCTTACATTCGCCAGTGCGCCTGCGCGGCCTCCAGCAACGAGAGTTCCGGGAG CAAATGCAGCCCTGAGGATTTGGCTACTGCATATAACAACAGGGGGCAAATCAAGTACTTCAGGGTTGATTTTTATGAAGCCATGGATGACTACACATCTGCCATAGAAGTCCAACCCAATTTTGAAGTTCCATATTACAACAGAGGGTTGATACTGTATAGGCtgg GATATTTTGATGATGCTTTGGAAGATTTCAAGAAGGTCTTAGACTTAAATCCTGGATTTCAAGATGCTACTTTGAGCTTAAAACAGACTATtctagacaaagaagaaaaacaaagaagaaatgttgcaaaaaattattga